One Hordeum vulgare subsp. vulgare chromosome 4H, MorexV3_pseudomolecules_assembly, whole genome shotgun sequence DNA window includes the following coding sequences:
- the LOC123450113 gene encoding germin-like protein 8-5, which yields MASSPTYLLLVALFALVSWQAVASDPGPLQDFCVADMHSPVRVNGFVCKNPMDANADDFFKAAALDKPRVTNKVGSNVTLINVMQIAGLNTLGISIARIDYAPLGQNPPHTHPRATEILTVLEGTLYVGFVTSNLPAPNRNKFLSKVLNKGDVFVFPVGLIHFQFNPNPHQPAVAIAALSSQNPGAITIANAVFASDPTISDDVLAKAFQVEKNTIDWLQAQFWENNQN from the exons ATGGCATCCTCCCCTACCTACCTTCTCCTCGTTGCTCTTTTCGCCTTGGTCTCATGGCAGGCTGTTGCCTCCGACCCTGGCCCGCTCCAGGACTTTTGTGTCGCCGACATGCATTCACCAG TGCGTGTCAATGGGTTTGTTTGCAAGAACCCAATGGATGCCAACGCTGATGACTTCTTCAAGGCAGCCGCCCTCGACAAGCCTAGGGTGACCAACAAGGTTGGGTCCAACGTTACCTTGATCAACGTCATGCAGATTGCTGGACTCAACACCCTCGGCATCTCAATTGCACGCATCGACTATGCTCCCTTGGGTCAGAACCCACCACACACGCACCCTCGTGCCACTGAGATCCTCACGGTGCTCGAGGGGACACTATATGTCGGATTTGTCACGTCCAACCTGCCCGCCCCCAACAGAAACAAGTTCCTCTCCAAGGTGCTCAACAAAGGTGATGTGTTTGTCTTCCCCGTGGGGCTCATTCACTTTCAATTCAACCCCAACCCCCACCAGCCCGCCGTTGCCATTGCCGCGCTCAGCAGCCAGAACCCAGGGGCTATCACAATTGCCAATGCTGTTTTTGCGTCAGACCCAACAATATCAGATGATGTTCTTGCCAAGGCGTTTCAGGTGGAAAAGAATACAATAGATTGGCTCCAGGCTCAGTTCTGGGAGAACAACCAAAACTAA
- the LOC123450111 gene encoding germin-like protein 8-11, with protein sequence MASSCSFLLLAALLALVSWQATSSDPSPLQDFCVADMHSPVRVNGFVCKNPMDVNADDFFKAAALDKPRVTNKVGSNVTLINVMQIAGLNTLGISIARIDYAPLGQNPPHTHPRATEILTVLEGTLYVGFVTSNLPAPNRNKFLSKVLNKGDVFVFPVGLIHFQFNPNPHQPAVAIAALSSQNPGAITIANAVFGSDPAISDDVLAKAFQVEKNTIDWLQAQFWENNHN encoded by the exons ATGGCATCCTCCTGTTCCTTCCTTCTCCTCGCTGCTCTTCTTGCGTTGGTCTCATGGCAGGCAACTTCCTCCGACCCTAGCCCACTCCAAGACTTTTGTGTGGCCGACATGCATTCACCAG TGCGTGTAAATGGGTTTGTTTGCAAGAACCCTATGGATGTAAACGCTGATGACTTCTTCAAGGCAGCCGCCCTCGACAAGCCTAGGGTGACAAACAAGGTTGGCTCCAACGTCACCTTGATCAACGTCATGCAGATTGCTGGACTCAACACCCTCGGCATCTCAATTGCGCGCATCGACTATGCTCCCTTGGGTCAGAACCCGCCACATACGCACCCTCGCGCCACTGAGATCCTCACGGTACTCGAGGGGACACTGTATGTCGGATTTGTCACATCCAACCTGCCTGCACCCAACAGAAACAAGTTCCTCTCGAAGGTGCTCAACAAAGGTGATGTATTTGTCTTCCCCGTGGGGCTCATTCACTTTCAGTTCAACCCCAACCCCCATCAGCCCGCTGTTGCAATTGCCGCGCTCAGCAGCCAGAACCCAGGGGCTATCACAATTGCCAATGCAGTGTTTGGGTCAGACCCAGCAATATCAGATGATGTTCTTGCCAAGGCGTTTCAGGTGGAAAAGAATACTATAGACTGGCTCCAGGCTCAGTTCTGGGAGAACAACCACAATTAA